A window of the Bacteroides thetaiotaomicron VPI-5482 genome harbors these coding sequences:
- a CDS encoding HEAT repeat domain-containing protein — MIKKIIYLAFLLPLAGNAQTTVIKPLVKQPTAFAIITDNQTYANTKDAMHQYKTAVEDDGLATYLISGDWQNPDQVKQIIIKTYQECPSLEGLVLIGDVPVALVRNAQHMTTAFKMNEKAFPWDQSSVPTDRFYDDLNLKFEFIRQDSVNHQHFYYKLTEDSPQRLNPTFYSARIKYPEKKEGDKYAAIASYLKKAAAAKADKHNQLDRVFSFNGASYNSDCLIVWMDDEKAYMENFPLAFGRQMGFKHWNFRMKHPMKYKLFSELQRKDLDLFMFHEHGMPTGQLINDELACTDFNNRYKMLKSTLYNAVMSHVGKRDKDTLRIQMQEKRQVNEVFFKDLDNPKFWEADSLHYADERIVTEDLMKRNLSTNPKMIMFDACYNGSFHENDYIAGQYIFNDGQTLVAQGNTRNVLQDRWTIEMIGLLSHGVRAGQYNKLIASLEGHLFGDPTFRFAPIEANTLSTDITIHKDDKAYWKNLLNSPYADVQSLAMRMLADADTQKELSPLLLKKYRESGFNTVRMEAIKLLSRYQDDNFIEALREGLNDTYEMVARQSAIYAGFVGDDSLLPAIVEALVEHNERLRVQMSANKALSLYPKEKVEKTIEDFYAKVDRLNENEEKKRLLRSLERMFVQEAKVHQTLMDVAAPEAKRISAIRNVRNYTFHFHVDDYLNVIRDAGNPQEVRVVMAEALGWFTNSVQRPHILEEIKKMQQTANLPEDLKAELEQTIKRLSL; from the coding sequence ATGATTAAAAAAATAATATATCTGGCATTTCTTTTGCCATTGGCAGGAAATGCACAAACAACAGTCATAAAGCCATTGGTCAAACAACCTACCGCTTTTGCTATCATAACAGATAACCAAACTTATGCAAATACCAAAGATGCCATGCATCAGTACAAAACTGCGGTTGAAGATGATGGTTTGGCAACTTATCTGATCAGCGGTGACTGGCAAAATCCAGATCAAGTCAAACAGATAATCATCAAAACATATCAAGAATGCCCTTCATTGGAAGGTCTGGTTTTAATCGGCGATGTGCCTGTCGCATTGGTACGTAATGCGCAACACATGACTACTGCATTCAAAATGAATGAGAAAGCCTTTCCTTGGGATCAGTCTTCCGTACCTACCGACCGCTTTTATGATGATCTGAACTTAAAGTTTGAGTTCATCAGGCAAGACTCAGTAAATCATCAGCATTTCTACTACAAATTGACAGAAGACAGTCCCCAGCGGCTAAATCCTACTTTCTATTCAGCTCGTATCAAGTATCCGGAAAAAAAGGAAGGGGATAAATATGCGGCCATTGCCTCATATCTGAAGAAAGCTGCTGCTGCCAAGGCAGATAAGCATAATCAATTAGATCGGGTATTCTCATTCAATGGTGCTTCTTACAATTCCGATTGCCTGATTGTATGGATGGATGACGAAAAAGCTTATATGGAGAACTTTCCATTAGCTTTTGGTCGTCAAATGGGATTCAAACATTGGAACTTCCGAATGAAACACCCTATGAAATATAAGTTATTCAGCGAATTGCAACGAAAGGACCTTGACTTATTTATGTTTCATGAACATGGAATGCCAACAGGGCAGCTTATTAATGATGAATTGGCATGCACTGATTTCAATAATCGTTATAAAATGTTGAAGAGTACACTTTATAATGCAGTCATGTCCCATGTTGGAAAACGTGACAAAGACACCTTACGTATTCAGATGCAGGAAAAACGACAAGTGAATGAGGTGTTTTTTAAAGACCTGGACAATCCTAAGTTCTGGGAAGCAGACTCTCTTCACTACGCTGATGAACGTATCGTAACGGAAGATTTAATGAAGAGAAATCTTTCCACTAATCCGAAGATGATAATGTTTGATGCGTGCTACAACGGTTCTTTTCACGAAAACGACTATATAGCAGGACAATATATCTTTAATGACGGTCAGACATTAGTAGCACAAGGAAATACCCGTAACGTATTGCAAGACCGCTGGACTATTGAAATGATTGGTTTGTTGTCCCATGGTGTACGAGCCGGGCAATACAATAAGCTAATCGCATCACTTGAAGGTCATTTGTTTGGTGATCCCACTTTCCGTTTTGCTCCTATCGAAGCCAATACTTTAAGTACCGATATAACAATACACAAAGATGACAAAGCCTATTGGAAGAATTTGTTAAACAGCCCATACGCTGATGTACAAAGTTTGGCCATGCGTATGCTGGCTGACGCCGATACCCAAAAGGAATTATCTCCGTTGCTCCTGAAGAAGTACCGGGAAAGTGGCTTCAATACGGTTCGTATGGAAGCTATCAAGTTGTTGAGCCGTTATCAGGACGACAACTTCATCGAAGCATTACGCGAAGGTTTGAACGATACTTATGAAATGGTAGCTCGCCAAAGTGCCATTTATGCTGGATTTGTAGGTGACGATTCCTTATTGCCCGCTATTGTGGAAGCATTGGTCGAACATAATGAACGCTTACGCGTACAAATGAGTGCCAACAAGGCTTTAAGCCTTTATCCGAAAGAGAAAGTAGAAAAGACAATAGAAGACTTTTATGCAAAAGTTGACCGTTTGAATGAAAACGAAGAGAAAAAACGATTACTAAGAAGCCTGGAAAGAATGTTTGTACAAGAGGCAAAAGTCCATCAGACCTTGATGGATGTAGCTGCACCGGAAGCAAAACGTATCAGTGCAATCCGCAATGTGCGTAACTATACATTCCATTTCCACGTGGATGATTATTTGAATGTAATTCGTGATGCCGGTAATCCACAGGAAGTACGTGTAGTAATGGCCGAAGCATTAGGTTGGTTTACTAATTCTGTACAACGGCCACACATTCTTGAAGAAATAAAGAAGATGCAACAAACAGCCAATCTTCCGGAAGATTTAAAAGCAGAGCTTGAACAGACAATCAAAAGATTAAGTTTATAA
- a CDS encoding HEAT repeat domain-containing protein — protein sequence MRKLITGSLMLCSILSLRAQTFVKPAVKVKDTSFAVITDKGTFQACEAELKAYQEILGMEGLPTFIVYNEWNKPEDVKKVIVKLYKKDKLEGVVFVGDIPIPMLRKAQHMTSAFKMDEKNNDWRDSSVPSDRFYDDFDLQFDFLKQDSVENNFFYYNLAIKSPQQIRCDIYSARVKAVDNGEEPHAQISRYFKKVVAEHQINNKLDQFFSYTGDGSYSNSLTAWTPETFTIREQMPGVFDKEGRARFIRYNFSDYPKDDVINMLKRTDLDLSIFHEHGMPERQYLSGSPATNRWNAHVDAMKYYYRGLARRKQNNKKSFDEMLDMMKNTYGLDTTWIAGYDDPKVIAEDSLLDLRTGIILSEVTEFKPNSRMVIFDACYNGDFREKDYIAGRYIMSEGKCVTTFANSVNVLQDKMANEMLGLLGMGARVGQWAKLTNILESHITGDPTLRFQSINEVDANALFKEPYSESRMLELLQSPYADIQNFALHNLYRNDYPGISDLLRKTFETSSFMMVRFTCLALLEKISDKNFREVLHLAITDSYEFIRRTSVRMMQHVGLNEYVYPQIKAYVEDNLSERVAFNVSLGLQVFDQAAVQAAIDKVMAETYVLQDKEEMRKVLENANNSRSMQKELLSKETSERWRILYCNSLKNHMAHACVDGLLALLTDSSESEKLKTCLLEAFAWFTHSYRKPDILRVCDQLRKDKSLSENLREEADRTYYRLKN from the coding sequence ATGCGTAAATTAATAACTGGAAGTTTGATGCTCTGCAGCATATTATCTCTGCGGGCACAGACATTTGTTAAACCGGCTGTGAAAGTAAAGGACACCTCTTTTGCTGTAATTACAGATAAAGGGACATTTCAGGCTTGTGAAGCCGAGCTTAAAGCCTATCAGGAGATTCTAGGAATGGAAGGGTTGCCTACGTTCATCGTATACAATGAATGGAATAAACCGGAAGATGTAAAGAAAGTTATTGTTAAGCTCTACAAAAAGGATAAATTGGAAGGAGTGGTATTTGTCGGTGATATCCCTATTCCAATGCTCCGCAAAGCCCAGCATATGACTTCCGCTTTTAAAATGGATGAGAAAAACAATGACTGGAGAGATTCTTCAGTGCCCAGCGACCGTTTCTACGATGATTTCGACCTACAATTCGATTTTTTGAAACAGGACAGTGTCGAAAATAATTTCTTCTATTATAATTTGGCTATAAAATCTCCACAGCAAATTCGGTGTGACATATATTCTGCACGTGTCAAAGCTGTTGATAACGGCGAAGAACCGCATGCGCAAATCAGCCGCTATTTTAAAAAAGTGGTGGCTGAGCACCAGATAAACAATAAATTAGACCAATTCTTCTCCTATACAGGTGATGGCTCTTACTCTAACTCATTGACTGCATGGACACCGGAAACCTTTACTATTCGCGAACAAATGCCGGGCGTATTCGATAAAGAGGGACGGGCCCGTTTCATCCGTTATAATTTCAGCGATTATCCCAAGGACGATGTCATTAATATGCTGAAACGCACAGATCTGGACTTGTCTATTTTTCATGAGCATGGTATGCCCGAACGTCAATATCTTTCCGGTAGTCCCGCTACTAATAGGTGGAATGCTCATGTAGATGCAATGAAGTACTATTATCGTGGTTTAGCGCGTAGAAAGCAAAACAACAAAAAGTCTTTCGACGAAATGCTGGATATGATGAAAAACACATACGGTTTGGACACTACTTGGATTGCAGGCTATGATGATCCCAAAGTAATTGCAGAAGATTCTTTACTAGACCTGCGCACCGGTATTATCCTGTCGGAAGTTACAGAGTTTAAGCCTAATAGCCGTATGGTAATTTTCGATGCATGCTATAATGGTGATTTCCGGGAAAAAGATTACATTGCCGGACGTTATATCATGTCGGAAGGAAAATGCGTAACTACTTTTGCCAATTCAGTCAATGTACTGCAAGATAAAATGGCAAACGAGATGCTCGGCCTGTTAGGTATGGGAGCACGAGTGGGGCAATGGGCTAAATTGACGAATATTCTCGAATCGCACATTACCGGTGACCCTACTCTACGTTTTCAATCTATCAATGAGGTAGATGCCAATGCTTTGTTCAAAGAACCATATAGCGAGTCCCGCATGTTGGAGTTATTACAGTCGCCCTATGCCGACATACAGAATTTTGCTTTGCACAACCTTTATCGCAATGACTATCCGGGTATTTCTGATTTATTAAGAAAAACTTTTGAAACTTCCTCGTTCATGATGGTACGTTTCACCTGCTTGGCATTGCTTGAGAAGATTAGTGACAAAAACTTCCGGGAAGTCTTACACTTGGCCATTACGGATTCCTATGAATTTATTCGTCGCACCTCTGTTCGTATGATGCAACATGTGGGACTGAACGAGTATGTTTATCCGCAAATCAAAGCCTATGTAGAAGACAACCTATCCGAGCGTGTGGCATTTAATGTGAGTTTGGGGCTTCAAGTCTTTGATCAGGCAGCCGTACAGGCGGCAATTGATAAAGTAATGGCTGAGACCTATGTGTTGCAAGACAAGGAGGAGATGCGTAAGGTTTTGGAGAATGCCAATAATAGTCGTAGCATGCAAAAAGAGTTATTAAGCAAAGAAACTTCCGAACGTTGGCGCATCCTTTATTGCAATTCTCTGAAAAATCATATGGCACATGCCTGTGTAGACGGCCTCTTGGCTTTACTTACCGACTCCAGTGAAAGTGAAAAGCTAAAAACCTGTTTATTGGAGGCTTTTGCTTGGTTCACTCATTCTTATCGGAAGCCTGACATCCTTCGGGTATGCGATCAACTGAGAAAAGATAAGAGCTTATCCGAGAACCTTCGTGAAGAAGCCGACCGTACATATTACAGACTTAAAAATTAA
- a CDS encoding DUF6850 family outer membrane beta-barrel protein — MKKQYMNYMKSCLLVMIACLVSMVGAAQGFSPAAMEQLKTRRLWSHSQNAAGMPFDDIQNYSNVILGYDLQDGNYCRPQEGQKEAIVGVSSEGFINLKNAYVWGAFNFAQKNLTDAGYNASIADPFRGMPYYVADQHLSKWRNQYYDLKFRAATPLLGNHWALGLEGNYVATLAAKQRDPRVDTRFYTLGLTPGITYKLNNSHKFGASFKYSSIKEDSRMSNVNSYVDQDYYILYGLGTAIKGIGSGVTSNYIGDRFGGALQYNFSMPSFNLLLEGSYDVKAETVQQSYTTPKKIAGVKDKTAHVSLTMIQEGKDYTNYMRTTYTNRNIDGIQYISQRDNSESQSGWVELYNNIRSTYKAQTASLNYALSRNRGNEYSWKAELNVNYTKQDDEYLMPNSVQNAENLSLGLGGKKNFVLGNSLNRRLLIDVHVAYNNNLGGEYVYGGSHADYPTVTELQQGLTNYYTCDYYRIGGSITYSQQVRENRRMNLFAKVVFDRVNTSDYDYDGRTHLSISLGCNF; from the coding sequence ATGAAAAAACAATATATGAACTATATGAAAAGCTGCCTGCTGGTAATGATAGCCTGCCTTGTAAGTATGGTGGGAGCGGCACAGGGCTTCTCTCCCGCCGCTATGGAACAATTGAAAACAAGACGACTATGGTCTCATTCACAGAATGCTGCCGGTATGCCATTCGATGATATTCAGAATTATTCGAATGTTATATTGGGATATGACTTACAGGACGGAAACTATTGCCGTCCGCAAGAGGGGCAGAAAGAGGCTATCGTAGGTGTATCCAGTGAAGGCTTTATCAATCTGAAAAATGCATATGTGTGGGGAGCATTTAATTTTGCACAAAAAAATCTGACAGATGCCGGATATAACGCCTCCATTGCCGATCCATTCAGGGGAATGCCTTACTATGTCGCAGACCAGCACTTAAGCAAATGGAGAAATCAATATTACGATCTGAAGTTTCGTGCAGCTACTCCTTTACTTGGTAATCATTGGGCATTGGGGTTGGAAGGTAATTATGTAGCTACATTAGCTGCCAAACAGCGCGACCCGCGTGTGGATACCCGTTTTTATACGCTGGGACTGACGCCGGGGATTACTTACAAGTTGAATAATTCACACAAGTTTGGTGCAAGTTTCAAGTATAGTTCTATCAAGGAAGACTCAAGAATGAGTAATGTCAACTCTTATGTGGATCAGGACTATTATATATTATACGGTTTGGGAACAGCCATAAAAGGAATAGGCAGCGGTGTAACCAGCAATTATATTGGAGACCGTTTCGGTGGAGCTCTCCAGTACAACTTCAGTATGCCCTCTTTCAATTTACTGCTTGAGGGCAGTTACGATGTAAAAGCGGAAACTGTTCAGCAGAGCTATACGACTCCTAAAAAAATAGCCGGTGTAAAAGATAAAACTGCTCATGTTTCTTTAACGATGATTCAGGAAGGAAAGGACTATACCAATTATATGAGAACCACATATACAAATCGTAACATCGATGGTATTCAGTATATTTCTCAACGCGATAACTCTGAATCACAAAGTGGCTGGGTGGAATTATATAATAACATCCGTTCTACGTACAAGGCACAAACCGCTTCTCTTAATTATGCATTAAGCAGAAACCGCGGGAATGAATATAGTTGGAAAGCAGAATTAAATGTGAATTATACCAAGCAAGACGATGAATATTTAATGCCTAATTCTGTACAGAATGCAGAAAATTTATCTTTAGGCTTAGGTGGCAAAAAAAATTTTGTTTTAGGCAATAGTTTGAATCGCAGGCTTTTAATAGATGTTCATGTTGCGTATAACAATAATCTGGGAGGTGAATATGTATATGGTGGCAGCCATGCAGACTATCCAACTGTAACCGAATTACAACAAGGGCTGACTAATTATTATACCTGTGATTACTATCGTATTGGCGGGTCGATAACGTATTCGCAACAAGTCAGAGAAAACAGACGTATGAACTTATTTGCAAAAGTTGTATTCGATCGTGTAAATACCTCTGACTATGATTATGATGGGCGTACTCATTTATCGATAAGTTTAGGATGTAATTTTTAA
- a CDS encoding DUF4876 domain-containing protein, whose amino-acid sequence MKKYLIYLFTLASTLLIGCDSFRDMSGTAEVNPITVDVYLDITVENISTLKDLTVKFDNYDEDLHYVKEVTDNSVKVDGIIPGIYSVTVSGTAIDTENNEYYINGNSVNAALFKHGSALNIEVQGLKVSPLIFKEIYYCGSRPEKGGVYFRDQFYEIYNNSADILYLDGIYFANLTPGTATTKLPIWPEADGNNYAYGERVWKFPGNGTEYPLAPGESCIISQFAANHQLDIYNPQSPIDGSSSEFEFNMNNPNFPDQAAYDMQHVFYQGKAEMGSIPQYLTSVFGGAYVIFRVPEGEAWDPVNDENMKTTDLSKPNSNVYYAKIPIKYVLDAVEAVNNESKMNAKRVPGVLDAGITWVGATYCGLGIARKLSTDEEGNPIIREETGTYIYQDTNNSTDDFERGVVPVMRRNGAKMPSWNHTL is encoded by the coding sequence ATGAAAAAATATTTAATATATTTGTTTACATTGGCAAGTACCCTTTTGATAGGATGCGATTCGTTCAGGGACATGTCTGGCACAGCAGAAGTGAATCCTATCACAGTGGATGTATATTTGGATATTACCGTTGAAAATATATCCACACTGAAAGATCTGACTGTAAAGTTCGACAATTACGATGAAGATTTACATTATGTAAAAGAAGTAACTGATAATAGTGTGAAAGTTGACGGAATTATCCCCGGAATTTATTCGGTAACAGTATCCGGTACAGCGATCGATACAGAAAACAATGAATACTACATCAATGGCAATTCTGTAAATGCGGCATTATTTAAGCATGGTAGCGCATTGAATATTGAAGTACAAGGGCTTAAAGTGAGCCCATTAATATTCAAGGAGATTTATTATTGCGGTAGCCGTCCGGAAAAAGGAGGAGTCTATTTCCGAGACCAGTTCTATGAGATATACAATAACTCTGCTGACATTTTGTATTTGGACGGTATTTATTTCGCAAATTTAACTCCGGGTACAGCTACCACTAAATTACCTATTTGGCCGGAAGCGGACGGTAATAATTATGCATATGGAGAACGTGTGTGGAAATTTCCAGGAAATGGAACCGAATATCCGTTAGCGCCAGGTGAATCTTGCATCATTTCTCAATTTGCCGCTAACCATCAGTTGGACATCTATAACCCTCAAAGTCCTATAGACGGCAGTAGTTCTGAGTTTGAGTTTAATATGAATAATCCAAACTTCCCTGACCAGGCAGCTTATGATATGCAACATGTTTTCTACCAAGGAAAAGCAGAGATGGGAAGTATACCACAATATTTGACATCCGTATTCGGAGGTGCTTATGTGATTTTTCGTGTTCCTGAAGGAGAAGCTTGGGATCCGGTCAACGATGAAAATATGAAGACAACAGATCTTAGCAAACCGAACAGCAATGTTTATTATGCAAAAATACCTATTAAATATGTATTGGATGCTGTTGAAGCAGTAAACAATGAGTCAAAGATGAATGCAAAACGTGTCCCCGGTGTACTTGATGCAGGTATTACTTGGGTAGGAGCTACTTATTGCGGTTTAGGTATTGCTCGCAAATTGTCCACAGACGAAGAAGGTAATCCTATTATTCGCGAAGAAACAGGTACATATATATATCAGGATACAAACAACAGTACGGATGACTTTGAACGTGGCGTTGTTCCTGTAATGCGTCGTAATGGAGCAAAAATGCCTTCATGGAATCACACATTGTAA